The sequence GCGAAATCACCTTCAGGATAACGACGTCTCCTTCGCCCACGACGACGAACTGGACCCCTGGCACAAGGCGAAGCTTCTCGCGTACTTCCTCTGGGATAACGACCTGCCCCTTCGAAGAGAGCCGTGTGGTGGCCAACGATGCCATCGCAACCTCCTGGCGGATGTCTTACCGGTAAGATTATAGCCTGGCGGCGCCGGTCTCGCAATGGCCTTTGTTCCACCGCCCCCTCTCGGGGCCGGGCGGCCCTCCGCCCCGGCCGGGATGCGGATGGAGGGTCCGCAGGGGCGAGTCTGAGACCCGCCCCGCATTTCGGGGCCGTTTGAACCCCCCGCCGGGGGGCCGTATCATTTCCGATTATGGCTACCCCGCCGCCGATCATCGAGGAACTGGTCGAGCGCTTCGGCCAGAATATCGAGGCCTACAAGAGCCCGGCCTACAATGAAACCCGGCTACGCCGGGAATTCATTGATCCGTTTTGGGAAGCGTTAGGATGGGATATCGCTAACAAGGCGGGCTTCGCGCTCCCCTACCAGGACGTGCTCCACGAGGACTCCCTGAAGATGGGAGGCACCACCAAGGCCCCGGACTATTCCTTCCGCGTCGGGGGTCAGCGCAAGTTCTTCCTGGAGACGAAGAAGCCCGCCGTCAACGTCCAGGACGACCCTGAACCCGCCTACCAACTCCGCCGCTACGCCTGGACGGCCAAACTCCCCCTTTCGGTCCTGACGGACTTCGAGCACACAGCGGTCTACGATGGACGCGTCCGCCCCAAGCCCGGCGACAGGGCCTCCGCCGCCCGCGTCAACCTCATCCCCTACACCGAGTACCTGGACAAGTGGGATGAAATCGCCTCGGTCTTCTCCAAGGAAGCGGTCTACAAAGGCTCCTTCGATAAGTACGCGAGTGCAAAGAAAGCCAAGCGCGGCACCGCCGAGGTGGACGCCGAGTTCCTCAAGGAACTGGACCGCTGGCGGGAGGAGCTGGCAAAGAACCTCGCTCTGCGGAACCCGCTGAACCGAAGGGACCTGAACTACGCCGTCCAGATGACGATCGACCGCATCGTCTTCCTCCGCATGTGCGAGGACCGGGGCATCGAGCCGGAGAGGCAGCTTCAAGCCCTCCTGAACGGCCCGAACATCTATCCCCGGCTCGTCAAAATCTTTGAGGCGGCGGACGAGAAGTACAATTCCGGCCTCTTCCATTTCAGGGACGAGACGGGGCAATCCAGCACTCCCGACCAACTGACCCTCTCCCTCAAGGTCGACGACAAGACCCTCAAGGACATCCTCTCCAAGCTCTACTACCCGGAGAGCCCCTACGAGTTCCGGGTCCTCCCCCTGGAGATATTGGGCACCGCCTACGAGCGCTTCCTCGGGAAGGTCATCACCCTCGGCCCGGGCGGGCGGCGGGCCAGGGTCGAGGAGAAGCCCGAGGTCCGGAAGGCGGGCGGCGTCTACTACACCCCGCAATACATCGTGGACTACATCGTCAGGAACACCGTGGGCAGGATGATCGAGGGCAAGTCTCCGGAGGAGATCAGTTCCCTCAAGGTTCTCGACCCCGCCTGCGGCTCGGGCTCCTTCCTCCTGGGGGCCTACCGCTATCTGCTCGACCACCACCTGGATTGGTACACGACAAGAATGAAGGCGGATGGCAAGGTTCCCGTAGGGGCGGGGCGGACAATGTCCGCCCACCATGCCCGCCCGGAGGAGGGGCGACCACAGGGGGTCGCCCCTACAGGGGTGGCCGCCCGCGCCGCCCGGGGCAGGAAGGGCCGCCAGGCCCCGCCCATCTACCAGGGCAGGGGCGGCTTGTGGTTCCTCACCATCGCCGAGAAGAAGCGCATCCTCCTCGACAACATCTTCGGGGTGGACATCGACCCCCAGGCGGTGGAGGTCACCAAGCTCAGCCTCCTGCTCAAGGTGCTGGAGCACGAGAGCGAGGAGACCTTGCAGAGCGCCTTTCTTTTCCACCGTGAGCGTGCCCTGCCGGACCTGGGGGGCAACATCAAGTGCGGTAACGCCCTGATCGGGACGGATTTCAACGCGAACAAGCAAGGAACGCTGTTCGATGAGGACGAGCAGTACCGCATCAACGCCTTCGACTGGGGCCAGGGGTTCCCCGCGATCATGAAGCGCGGCGGGTTCGACTGCGTGATCGGGAATCCGCCGTATGTTAGGCAAGAATTGATTGGGAATTACAAGGCATATTTTCAAAGAAAGTATAAAGTCTACAACGGAACCGCTGATCTTTACTCATACTTTATAGAACGAGGAGTTTCATTGCTTCGGCAAAACGGCCTTTTCAGTTTTATCGTCGCCAACAAATGGATGCGAGCCATCTATGGGAAACCTCTCCGGGAGTGGATGAGTCAACAATGTCTTCAGGAGGTAGTTGATTTTGGCGATTTACCAGTTTTTCAAAAGGCTACAACATATCCATGCATCCTTCGGATAGCTAAGAGTACGCCGACGAATGAATTTGCTGTTGTTCGTGTCGGCACTTTAAGTTTTGATAGGTTGGATCTGTACTGTCAGAGGCAATCTTATGTGGTTTCGAAGTCTGCTCTGAGCAATAACAATGGATGGGATCTTGCGACAGAAAAGGCTTCTCAATTATTGAAAAAGCTTGAGGCGAGCGGTGTTGCTCTAGGTAGGTATGTTCATGGAAAAATCTACCGTGGGATATTGACGGGAGCAAATGAGGCATTCGTTATTGATCGGGAGATTCGGACCAAGCTAATTGAGAGCGATCCCAGTTGCACGGATTTAATAAGGCCATTCGTGACAGGACGTGAGGTTAAAAGGTATCAGCCTGTTATGAGTGAGCGTTTTTTGATTTTCGCAAGGCGTGGTGTGAATATCAGCAAATATCCTGCAATTGAAAATTATTTAACGGGATTCAAGAAAAAACTGTTACCAAAACCTAAGAATTGGAAGGGGAAAAAATGGCCTGGGCGAAAGCCAGGTTCATATGAATGGTACGAAATTCAGGATACGGTAGATTATTATCGTGAATTCGAGAAACCTAAGATTGTTGTGCCTTCAATCGTACAGAGGGCTTCCTGTTCTTTCGATGAGGGGAATGTGCTTTCGAATGACAAAACCTCAATTATTGTTACTGACCAAAAATATTTGCTTGGTTTGTTGAACTCGAAGCTGTTGGATTTTTTCATTCACTCGATTGCCTCAACAAAGCAAGGCGGATATTTTGAGTATAAACCTATGTACCTCGAACGCCTCCCCATCCGCGCCATCGATTTCTCCAATCCCGCCGACGTGGAGAAGCACGGCCGCATGGTCTCCCTCGTGGAATCCATGCTGGACCTGCACAAGCGCCTCCAGGCGGCCCGGACGCCGCAGGAGAAGGAAATGCTCCAGCGGCAGATCGACGGCACGGACGGGCAGATCGACGCGCTGGTGTATGAGCTCTACGGCCTGACCGGGGAAGAAATCAAAATCGTCGAGGAAGGTCCGTAGGGGCGGGCCCCCGCGCCCGCCCTGGCCCACAAACCCGCCCCCGTCCACGCGCCCGTCCGATGGAAGGGCGGCCACGGGGGGCCGCCCCTGCGGGTGACCGCATCATGAAACCATCCCCATGAAATTCAACCCCGACGCCCACCGCCGCCGGTCGGTGCGGCTGAAGGGATGGGACTACGCCTCGCGCGGGGCGTATTTCGTCACGGTGTGCGTGCAAGGGCGGGAATGCCGGTTGGGGGAGATCGCGGGCGGAAAGATGCGGCTGAGCGAGGCCGGCGCGATGGTCCAAAGGACGTGGGAGGAATTGCCTTCCAAATATCCGGGGATGGAGATCGATGCATTCGTCGTGATGCCGAACCACATTCACGGGATCATCGTTTTGATCGATCCCGTAGGGGCAGGCCCCCGTGCCTGCCCCGGCCCCCGTGCCCGCCCCGGCATACACGCCCGCCCGGAACAGGGGCCCGGCCACACGCACCCGCCACGATGAAGGGGCGGGCCCCCGCGCCCGCCCCGGCCGGGATGGATGGATGGAATCCGTAGGGGCGGGCCCCCGTGCCCGCCCCGTTCCTCGTGCGTATCCCGAAAAAAGGGGCGGCCACGGGGGGCCGCCCCTACGGGTTGCGCGTTTGCATGTCCCCTCCCCCCTCACCTCCCCTCCGTCCCGGCGGGCGCCTGGGGCGCGGGGCCGGGGGGCTTGACGGCGGGGGCCTGGCGCCCGGGGGGGGGCGCCGGGGCGGGGGGGTTGTAGCGCCAGGTGAAGCCGAGGTAGGCGATGTAGAAGAAGAGGCCGGCCAGGGCGTAGCGCAGCACCTGGAGCAGGATGCGCATCTTGAGGCTGGGCTC comes from Candidatus Tectomicrobia bacterium and encodes:
- a CDS encoding AbrB/MazE/SpoVT family DNA-binding domain-containing protein yields the protein MATTRLSSKGQVVIPEEVREKLRLVPGVQFVVVGEGDVVILKVISPPSMGDFDRLIAQARTQARRSGLRKRDVAAAVSRVRARK
- a CDS encoding Eco57I restriction-modification methylase domain-containing protein, which encodes MATPPPIIEELVERFGQNIEAYKSPAYNETRLRREFIDPFWEALGWDIANKAGFALPYQDVLHEDSLKMGGTTKAPDYSFRVGGQRKFFLETKKPAVNVQDDPEPAYQLRRYAWTAKLPLSVLTDFEHTAVYDGRVRPKPGDRASAARVNLIPYTEYLDKWDEIASVFSKEAVYKGSFDKYASAKKAKRGTAEVDAEFLKELDRWREELAKNLALRNPLNRRDLNYAVQMTIDRIVFLRMCEDRGIEPERQLQALLNGPNIYPRLVKIFEAADEKYNSGLFHFRDETGQSSTPDQLTLSLKVDDKTLKDILSKLYYPESPYEFRVLPLEILGTAYERFLGKVITLGPGGRRARVEEKPEVRKAGGVYYTPQYIVDYIVRNTVGRMIEGKSPEEISSLKVLDPACGSGSFLLGAYRYLLDHHLDWYTTRMKADGKVPVGAGRTMSAHHARPEEGRPQGVAPTGVAARAARGRKGRQAPPIYQGRGGLWFLTIAEKKRILLDNIFGVDIDPQAVEVTKLSLLLKVLEHESEETLQSAFLFHRERALPDLGGNIKCGNALIGTDFNANKQGTLFDEDEQYRINAFDWGQGFPAIMKRGGFDCVIGNPPYVRQELIGNYKAYFQRKYKVYNGTADLYSYFIERGVSLLRQNGLFSFIVANKWMRAIYGKPLREWMSQQCLQEVVDFGDLPVFQKATTYPCILRIAKSTPTNEFAVVRVGTLSFDRLDLYCQRQSYVVSKSALSNNNGWDLATEKASQLLKKLEASGVALGRYVHGKIYRGILTGANEAFVIDREIRTKLIESDPSCTDLIRPFVTGREVKRYQPVMSERFLIFARRGVNISKYPAIENYLTGFKKKLLPKPKNWKGKKWPGRKPGSYEWYEIQDTVDYYREFEKPKIVVPSIVQRASCSFDEGNVLSNDKTSIIVTDQKYLLGLLNSKLLDFFIHSIASTKQGGYFEYKPMYLERLPIRAIDFSNPADVEKHGRMVSLVESMLDLHKRLQAARTPQEKEMLQRQIDGTDGQIDALVYELYGLTGEEIKIVEEGP